In Chanodichthys erythropterus isolate Z2021 chromosome 18, ASM2448905v1, whole genome shotgun sequence, the following are encoded in one genomic region:
- the evla gene encoding enah/Vasp-like a isoform X4 codes for MYSFDDYGEQSICQARASVMIYDDTSKKWVPVKPGQQGFSRINIYHNTVNNSFRVVGVKLQDQQVVINYSIVKGLKYNQATPTFHQWRDARQVYGLNFASKEEATTFSTAMLFALNVLSSQDAGPAAHRQNGPVTDDAEAQRRQMMDQHQMQMERERRTSGSAVSTLQFKVSASASQSETALHDLRQYRANTLPPSYAHLNPTPPSSHTSSSSQERESGYRTVDSPQKKAQQLSQLSTSLASAFSPVQPGVAPPPRNVKQIPLSPPTAQLDPKHATWSSAHMYAPLPATSAPVVMAVPVKQPALPVALPLPPLNNGPTCGPKAPANSSHLVPVTHHQQSSNGQAEEYYPYQNPPTQVTSGAVLHPQYPMQESSCPLPPLIGQPIQGPALHPQQLYQATPPFDTTPTSHTTPKTSPSPVYQNATASSSKYFRLPPISCPLRN; via the exons TGAACAGAGTATATGTCAAGCCCGAGCCTCTGTGATGATCTATGATGACACCAGCAAAAAATGGGTGCCAGTCAAACCGGGCCAGCAAGGCTTCAGCCGCATCAACATCTACCACAATACTGTCAACAATAGCTTCCGTGTGGTGGGAGTCAAACTGCAGGACCAGCAG GTCGTTATAAATTACTCCATTGTGAAAGGTCTGAAATATAACCAGGCCACGCCAACTTTTCACCAATGGCGTGATGCGCGACAAGTTTACGGGCTGAATTTTGCCAGCAAAGAGGAGGCCACCACCTTCTCCACTGCCATGCTCTTTGCGCTCAATGTCCTGAGCTCTCAGGATGCAG gTCCAGCAGCACATCGTCAGAATGGACCGGTGACAGATGACGCTGAGGCTCAAAGGAG ACAAATGATGGACCAGCATCAGATGCAGATGGAAAGGGAACGACGAACATCTGGCTCTGCAG TCTCCACCCTTCAGTTTAAAGTGTCAGCATCTGCCTCTCAGTCCGAAACCGCTCTGCATGACCTCAGACAGTATCGGGCTAACACTCTCCCCCCTTCCTATGCTCACCTTAACCCCACGCCACCTTCCTCCCACACCTCCTCTTCCTCCCAGGAACGGGAGAGCGGCTACCGTACGGTGGACTCCCCTCAAAAAAAGGCCCAGCAGCTTTCCCAGCTTTCCACCTCTCTGGCTTCTGCTTTCTCCCCCGTACAGCCAGGAGTCGCCCCTCCACCTCGCAATGTCAAGCAAATCCCTCTTTCTCCTCCAACAGCCCAATTGGACCCCAAACACGCCACTTGGTCCTCCGCCCACATGTATGCCCCATTACCCGCTACATCGGCCCCCGTTGTAATGGCAGTGCCAGTCAAACAACCTGCCCTGCCTGTCGCTCTCCCCCTGCCACCCCTAAACAACGGCCCAACCTGTGGCCCCAAAGCTCCCGCTAACTCTTCCCACTTGGTGCCTGTAACACACCACCAGCAGTCATCCAATGGCCAGGCAGAGGAGTACTACCCATACCAAAACCCTCCTACGCAGGTCACCTCCGGAGCAGTACTGCACCCACAGTATCCCATGCAAGAATCGTCCTGCCCCCTACCCCCTCTCATTGGCCAGCCCATCCAAGGCCCCGCCCTCCACCCGCAGCAGCTATACCAGGCCACACCCCCTTTCGACACCACACCCACCTCTCACACCACGCCCAAGACGTCTCCTTCGCCTGTTTATCAGAACGCCACAGCGTCCAGCAGTAAGTATTTCAGACTGCCTCCCATCAGCTGCCCCCTCCGTAATTAG
- the evla gene encoding enah/Vasp-like a isoform X2: MSEQSICQARASVMIYDDTSKKWVPVKPGQQGFSRINIYHNTVNNSFRVVGVKLQDQQVVINYSIVKGLKYNQATPTFHQWRDARQVYGLNFASKEEATTFSTAMLFALNVLSSQDAGPAAHRQNGPVTDDAEAQRRQMMDQHQMQMERERRTSGSAVSTLQFKVSASASQSETALHDLRQYRANTLPPSYAHLNPTPPSSHTSSSSQERESGYRTVDSPQKKAQQLSQLSTSLASAFSPVQPGVAPPPRNVKQIPLSPPTAQLDPKHATWSSAHMYAPLPATSAPVVMAVPVKQPALPVALPLPPLNNGPTCGPKAPANSSHLVPVTHHQQSSNGQAEEYYPYQNPPTQVTSGAVLHPQYPMQESSCPLPPLIGQPIQGPALHPQQLYQATPPFDTTPTSHTTPKTSPSPVYQNATASSSPPIPPGHPSMLSSTPPIHPPTSASMAGPPAPPPPPGPPPPGPPPPATGPPPAPPPLPAGGGPAPAGLAAALAGAKLRKVQRPEESSSKNDANRSSGGSGGGGEGLMQEMNALLARRRKASEKPEDSQNEDSNGSPSSRGQNSDPVKKPWERANSADKSSAVSRAKPIGSTSDAESFDFDRMKQEILEEVVRELQKVKEEIIDAIRRELLRIGST; the protein is encoded by the exons TGAACAGAGTATATGTCAAGCCCGAGCCTCTGTGATGATCTATGATGACACCAGCAAAAAATGGGTGCCAGTCAAACCGGGCCAGCAAGGCTTCAGCCGCATCAACATCTACCACAATACTGTCAACAATAGCTTCCGTGTGGTGGGAGTCAAACTGCAGGACCAGCAG GTCGTTATAAATTACTCCATTGTGAAAGGTCTGAAATATAACCAGGCCACGCCAACTTTTCACCAATGGCGTGATGCGCGACAAGTTTACGGGCTGAATTTTGCCAGCAAAGAGGAGGCCACCACCTTCTCCACTGCCATGCTCTTTGCGCTCAATGTCCTGAGCTCTCAGGATGCAG gTCCAGCAGCACATCGTCAGAATGGACCGGTGACAGATGACGCTGAGGCTCAAAGGAG ACAAATGATGGACCAGCATCAGATGCAGATGGAAAGGGAACGACGAACATCTGGCTCTGCAG TCTCCACCCTTCAGTTTAAAGTGTCAGCATCTGCCTCTCAGTCCGAAACCGCTCTGCATGACCTCAGACAGTATCGGGCTAACACTCTCCCCCCTTCCTATGCTCACCTTAACCCCACGCCACCTTCCTCCCACACCTCCTCTTCCTCCCAGGAACGGGAGAGCGGCTACCGTACGGTGGACTCCCCTCAAAAAAAGGCCCAGCAGCTTTCCCAGCTTTCCACCTCTCTGGCTTCTGCTTTCTCCCCCGTACAGCCAGGAGTCGCCCCTCCACCTCGCAATGTCAAGCAAATCCCTCTTTCTCCTCCAACAGCCCAATTGGACCCCAAACACGCCACTTGGTCCTCCGCCCACATGTATGCCCCATTACCCGCTACATCGGCCCCCGTTGTAATGGCAGTGCCAGTCAAACAACCTGCCCTGCCTGTCGCTCTCCCCCTGCCACCCCTAAACAACGGCCCAACCTGTGGCCCCAAAGCTCCCGCTAACTCTTCCCACTTGGTGCCTGTAACACACCACCAGCAGTCATCCAATGGCCAGGCAGAGGAGTACTACCCATACCAAAACCCTCCTACGCAGGTCACCTCCGGAGCAGTACTGCACCCACAGTATCCCATGCAAGAATCGTCCTGCCCCCTACCCCCTCTCATTGGCCAGCCCATCCAAGGCCCCGCCCTCCACCCGCAGCAGCTATACCAGGCCACACCCCCTTTCGACACCACACCCACCTCTCACACCACGCCCAAGACGTCTCCTTCGCCTGTTTATCAGAACGCCACAGCGTCCAGCA GTCCTCCCATCCCACCGGGTCATCCCTCCATGCTCTCATCCACCCCTCCCATTCACCCCCCTACCTCAGCATCCATGGCGGGTCCACCAGCCCCTCCGCCCCCTCCTGGGCCACCACCACCAGGGCCTCCACCACCCGCCACAGGGCCCCCTCCTGCCCCACCTCCACTGCCGGCTGGTGGAGGTCCTGCTCCGGCAGGCCTGGCTGCAGCTCTGGCTGGTGCCAAGCTGCGTAAAGTTCAACGG CCGGAAGAAAGCAGTAGCAAAAACGATGCCAATCGCTCTAGTGGTGGCAGTGGAGGGGGTGGAGAGGGTCTCATGCAGGAAATGAATGCCCTTTTAGCAAGGAG GAGGAAGGCCTCAGAGAAACCAGAAGACAgtcaaaat GAGGATTCTAATGGATCCCCTTCCTCCCGTGGACAAAATTCAg ATCCTGTGAAGAAGCCATGGGAACGAGCAAACTCTGCAGACAAGTCTTCAGCTGTGTCAAG GGCAAAACCAATCGGAAGCACCAGTGATGCAGAATCATTTGACTTTGACAGAATGAAACAG GAGATCTTGGAGGAGGTTGTGCGAGAATTGCAGAAAGTAAAAGAAGAAATCATTGATG CCATTAGAAGGGAACTGCTGAGAATTGGCTCCACATAG
- the evla gene encoding enah/Vasp-like a isoform X1, whose protein sequence is MYSFDDYGEQSICQARASVMIYDDTSKKWVPVKPGQQGFSRINIYHNTVNNSFRVVGVKLQDQQVVINYSIVKGLKYNQATPTFHQWRDARQVYGLNFASKEEATTFSTAMLFALNVLSSQDAGPAAHRQNGPVTDDAEAQRRQMMDQHQMQMERERRTSGSAVSTLQFKVSASASQSETALHDLRQYRANTLPPSYAHLNPTPPSSHTSSSSQERESGYRTVDSPQKKAQQLSQLSTSLASAFSPVQPGVAPPPRNVKQIPLSPPTAQLDPKHATWSSAHMYAPLPATSAPVVMAVPVKQPALPVALPLPPLNNGPTCGPKAPANSSHLVPVTHHQQSSNGQAEEYYPYQNPPTQVTSGAVLHPQYPMQESSCPLPPLIGQPIQGPALHPQQLYQATPPFDTTPTSHTTPKTSPSPVYQNATASSSPPIPPGHPSMLSSTPPIHPPTSASMAGPPAPPPPPGPPPPGPPPPATGPPPAPPPLPAGGGPAPAGLAAALAGAKLRKVQRPEESSSKNDANRSSGGSGGGGEGLMQEMNALLARRRKASEKPEDSQNEDSNGSPSSRGQNSDPVKKPWERANSADKSSAVSRAKPIGSTSDAESFDFDRMKQEILEEVVRELQKVKEEIIDAIRRELLRIGST, encoded by the exons TGAACAGAGTATATGTCAAGCCCGAGCCTCTGTGATGATCTATGATGACACCAGCAAAAAATGGGTGCCAGTCAAACCGGGCCAGCAAGGCTTCAGCCGCATCAACATCTACCACAATACTGTCAACAATAGCTTCCGTGTGGTGGGAGTCAAACTGCAGGACCAGCAG GTCGTTATAAATTACTCCATTGTGAAAGGTCTGAAATATAACCAGGCCACGCCAACTTTTCACCAATGGCGTGATGCGCGACAAGTTTACGGGCTGAATTTTGCCAGCAAAGAGGAGGCCACCACCTTCTCCACTGCCATGCTCTTTGCGCTCAATGTCCTGAGCTCTCAGGATGCAG gTCCAGCAGCACATCGTCAGAATGGACCGGTGACAGATGACGCTGAGGCTCAAAGGAG ACAAATGATGGACCAGCATCAGATGCAGATGGAAAGGGAACGACGAACATCTGGCTCTGCAG TCTCCACCCTTCAGTTTAAAGTGTCAGCATCTGCCTCTCAGTCCGAAACCGCTCTGCATGACCTCAGACAGTATCGGGCTAACACTCTCCCCCCTTCCTATGCTCACCTTAACCCCACGCCACCTTCCTCCCACACCTCCTCTTCCTCCCAGGAACGGGAGAGCGGCTACCGTACGGTGGACTCCCCTCAAAAAAAGGCCCAGCAGCTTTCCCAGCTTTCCACCTCTCTGGCTTCTGCTTTCTCCCCCGTACAGCCAGGAGTCGCCCCTCCACCTCGCAATGTCAAGCAAATCCCTCTTTCTCCTCCAACAGCCCAATTGGACCCCAAACACGCCACTTGGTCCTCCGCCCACATGTATGCCCCATTACCCGCTACATCGGCCCCCGTTGTAATGGCAGTGCCAGTCAAACAACCTGCCCTGCCTGTCGCTCTCCCCCTGCCACCCCTAAACAACGGCCCAACCTGTGGCCCCAAAGCTCCCGCTAACTCTTCCCACTTGGTGCCTGTAACACACCACCAGCAGTCATCCAATGGCCAGGCAGAGGAGTACTACCCATACCAAAACCCTCCTACGCAGGTCACCTCCGGAGCAGTACTGCACCCACAGTATCCCATGCAAGAATCGTCCTGCCCCCTACCCCCTCTCATTGGCCAGCCCATCCAAGGCCCCGCCCTCCACCCGCAGCAGCTATACCAGGCCACACCCCCTTTCGACACCACACCCACCTCTCACACCACGCCCAAGACGTCTCCTTCGCCTGTTTATCAGAACGCCACAGCGTCCAGCA GTCCTCCCATCCCACCGGGTCATCCCTCCATGCTCTCATCCACCCCTCCCATTCACCCCCCTACCTCAGCATCCATGGCGGGTCCACCAGCCCCTCCGCCCCCTCCTGGGCCACCACCACCAGGGCCTCCACCACCCGCCACAGGGCCCCCTCCTGCCCCACCTCCACTGCCGGCTGGTGGAGGTCCTGCTCCGGCAGGCCTGGCTGCAGCTCTGGCTGGTGCCAAGCTGCGTAAAGTTCAACGG CCGGAAGAAAGCAGTAGCAAAAACGATGCCAATCGCTCTAGTGGTGGCAGTGGAGGGGGTGGAGAGGGTCTCATGCAGGAAATGAATGCCCTTTTAGCAAGGAG GAGGAAGGCCTCAGAGAAACCAGAAGACAgtcaaaat GAGGATTCTAATGGATCCCCTTCCTCCCGTGGACAAAATTCAg ATCCTGTGAAGAAGCCATGGGAACGAGCAAACTCTGCAGACAAGTCTTCAGCTGTGTCAAG GGCAAAACCAATCGGAAGCACCAGTGATGCAGAATCATTTGACTTTGACAGAATGAAACAG GAGATCTTGGAGGAGGTTGTGCGAGAATTGCAGAAAGTAAAAGAAGAAATCATTGATG CCATTAGAAGGGAACTGCTGAGAATTGGCTCCACATAG
- the evla gene encoding enah/Vasp-like a isoform X3 encodes MMDQHQMQMERERRTSGSAVSTLQFKVSASASQSETALHDLRQYRANTLPPSYAHLNPTPPSSHTSSSSQERESGYRTVDSPQKKAQQLSQLSTSLASAFSPVQPGVAPPPRNVKQIPLSPPTAQLDPKHATWSSAHMYAPLPATSAPVVMAVPVKQPALPVALPLPPLNNGPTCGPKAPANSSHLVPVTHHQQSSNGQAEEYYPYQNPPTQVTSGAVLHPQYPMQESSCPLPPLIGQPIQGPALHPQQLYQATPPFDTTPTSHTTPKTSPSPVYQNATASSSPPIPPGHPSMLSSTPPIHPPTSASMAGPPAPPPPPGPPPPGPPPPATGPPPAPPPLPAGGGPAPAGLAAALAGAKLRKVQRPEESSSKNDANRSSGGSGGGGEGLMQEMNALLARRRKASEKPEDSQNEDSNGSPSSRGQNSDPVKKPWERANSADKSSAVSRAKPIGSTSDAESFDFDRMKQEILEEVVRELQKVKEEIIDAIRRELLRIGST; translated from the exons ATGATGGACCAGCATCAGATGCAGATGGAAAGGGAACGACGAACATCTGGCTCTGCAG TCTCCACCCTTCAGTTTAAAGTGTCAGCATCTGCCTCTCAGTCCGAAACCGCTCTGCATGACCTCAGACAGTATCGGGCTAACACTCTCCCCCCTTCCTATGCTCACCTTAACCCCACGCCACCTTCCTCCCACACCTCCTCTTCCTCCCAGGAACGGGAGAGCGGCTACCGTACGGTGGACTCCCCTCAAAAAAAGGCCCAGCAGCTTTCCCAGCTTTCCACCTCTCTGGCTTCTGCTTTCTCCCCCGTACAGCCAGGAGTCGCCCCTCCACCTCGCAATGTCAAGCAAATCCCTCTTTCTCCTCCAACAGCCCAATTGGACCCCAAACACGCCACTTGGTCCTCCGCCCACATGTATGCCCCATTACCCGCTACATCGGCCCCCGTTGTAATGGCAGTGCCAGTCAAACAACCTGCCCTGCCTGTCGCTCTCCCCCTGCCACCCCTAAACAACGGCCCAACCTGTGGCCCCAAAGCTCCCGCTAACTCTTCCCACTTGGTGCCTGTAACACACCACCAGCAGTCATCCAATGGCCAGGCAGAGGAGTACTACCCATACCAAAACCCTCCTACGCAGGTCACCTCCGGAGCAGTACTGCACCCACAGTATCCCATGCAAGAATCGTCCTGCCCCCTACCCCCTCTCATTGGCCAGCCCATCCAAGGCCCCGCCCTCCACCCGCAGCAGCTATACCAGGCCACACCCCCTTTCGACACCACACCCACCTCTCACACCACGCCCAAGACGTCTCCTTCGCCTGTTTATCAGAACGCCACAGCGTCCAGCA GTCCTCCCATCCCACCGGGTCATCCCTCCATGCTCTCATCCACCCCTCCCATTCACCCCCCTACCTCAGCATCCATGGCGGGTCCACCAGCCCCTCCGCCCCCTCCTGGGCCACCACCACCAGGGCCTCCACCACCCGCCACAGGGCCCCCTCCTGCCCCACCTCCACTGCCGGCTGGTGGAGGTCCTGCTCCGGCAGGCCTGGCTGCAGCTCTGGCTGGTGCCAAGCTGCGTAAAGTTCAACGG CCGGAAGAAAGCAGTAGCAAAAACGATGCCAATCGCTCTAGTGGTGGCAGTGGAGGGGGTGGAGAGGGTCTCATGCAGGAAATGAATGCCCTTTTAGCAAGGAG GAGGAAGGCCTCAGAGAAACCAGAAGACAgtcaaaat GAGGATTCTAATGGATCCCCTTCCTCCCGTGGACAAAATTCAg ATCCTGTGAAGAAGCCATGGGAACGAGCAAACTCTGCAGACAAGTCTTCAGCTGTGTCAAG GGCAAAACCAATCGGAAGCACCAGTGATGCAGAATCATTTGACTTTGACAGAATGAAACAG GAGATCTTGGAGGAGGTTGTGCGAGAATTGCAGAAAGTAAAAGAAGAAATCATTGATG CCATTAGAAGGGAACTGCTGAGAATTGGCTCCACATAG
- the degs2 gene encoding sphingolipid delta(4)-desaturase/C4-monooxygenase DES2, whose product MGKAVGRWDFEWVYNEQPHTWRRKEILAKYPEIKSLMGHDPQLKWVVSGMVLTQLLACYMVHELSWKWVLFWAYAFGGCINHSLTLAIHDISHNVAFGTKKARWNRWFAMFANLPIGLPYSASFKKYHIDHHRYLGGDGLDVDIPTDLEGWFFCTPARKVLWLFLQPLFYALRPLVVNPKPVTRLEMLNAVVQFVVDIIIYYFWGLKPIVYLIAGSILCMGLHPISGHFIAEHYMFMKGHETYSYYGPLNLITFNVGYHMEHHDFPSIPGSKLPEVKRIAAEYYDSLPQHTSWMRVLWDFVFDDTIGPYARIKRQYKLGKKE is encoded by the exons ATGGGGAAAGCAGTTGGACGCTGGGACTTTGAATGGGTTTATAATGAACAACCACACACatggagaagaaaagaaataTTAG CAAAGTATCCTGAAATCAAGTCTTTGATGGGTCATGACCCCCAGCTGAAGTGGGTTGTGTCAGGGATGGTACTCACCCAGCTGCTGGCCTGTTACATGGTTCACGAGCTCTCCTGGAAGTGGGTGTTGTTTTGGGCGTACGCATTCGGTGGCTGCATCAACCACTCTCTGACCCTCGCCATCCATGACATTTCACACAACGTGGCCTTTGGCACTAAAAAGGCGCGCTGGAACCGCTGGTTTGCCATGTTCGCCAATCTCCCCATTGGCTTGCCTTACTCGGCATCCTTCAAGAAGTACCACATCGACCACCATCGGTATCTTGGAGGAGATGGCTTGGACGTGGATATTCCGACCGACCTTGAGGGCTGGTTCTTCTGCACCCCAGCCAGGAAGGTGCTCTGGCTCTTTCTCCAGCCTTTGTTCTACGCGCTCCGTCCCTTGGTCGTGAACCCCAAGCCTGTGACCAGGTTGGAGATGCTGAATGCAGTCGTGCAGTTCGTGGTAGATATTATCATCTACTATTTTTGGGGTCTCAAGCCTATAGTTTATCTTATTGCTGGCTCTATTCTGTGCATGGGCCTGCATCCCATCTCTGGACATTTCATTGCTGAACACTACATGTTTATGAAAGGTCATGAAACCTACTCTTATTATGGCCCTCTCAACTTGATAACCTTCAATGTGGGATATCATATGGAGCACCATGATTTCCCCAGCATTCCTGGCAGCAAATTACCTGAG GTCAAGAGGATTGCAGCAGAGTACTATGACTCACTCCCTCAACACACTTCCTGGATGCGAGTGCTCTGGGACTTTGTATTTGATGACACCATCGGTCCCTATGCCAGAATCAAGAGACAGTACAAACTTGGCAAAAAGGAATAA
- the evla gene encoding enah/Vasp-like a isoform X5 has product MYSFDDYGEQSICQARASVMIYDDTSKKWVPVKPGQQGFSRINIYHNTVNNSFRVVGVKLQDQQVVINYSIVKGLKYNQATPTFHQWRDARQVYGLNFASKEEATTFSTAMLFALNVLSSQDAGPAAHRQNGPVTDDAEAQRRQMMDQHQMQMERERRTSGSAGPPIPPGHPSMLSSTPPIHPPTSASMAGPPAPPPPPGPPPPGPPPPATGPPPAPPPLPAGGGPAPAGLAAALAGAKLRKVQRPEESSSKNDANRSSGGSGGGGEGLMQEMNALLARRRKASEKPEDSQNEDSNGSPSSRGQNSDPVKKPWERANSADKSSAVSRAKPIGSTSDAESFDFDRMKQEILEEVVRELQKVKEEIIDAIRRELLRIGST; this is encoded by the exons TGAACAGAGTATATGTCAAGCCCGAGCCTCTGTGATGATCTATGATGACACCAGCAAAAAATGGGTGCCAGTCAAACCGGGCCAGCAAGGCTTCAGCCGCATCAACATCTACCACAATACTGTCAACAATAGCTTCCGTGTGGTGGGAGTCAAACTGCAGGACCAGCAG GTCGTTATAAATTACTCCATTGTGAAAGGTCTGAAATATAACCAGGCCACGCCAACTTTTCACCAATGGCGTGATGCGCGACAAGTTTACGGGCTGAATTTTGCCAGCAAAGAGGAGGCCACCACCTTCTCCACTGCCATGCTCTTTGCGCTCAATGTCCTGAGCTCTCAGGATGCAG gTCCAGCAGCACATCGTCAGAATGGACCGGTGACAGATGACGCTGAGGCTCAAAGGAG ACAAATGATGGACCAGCATCAGATGCAGATGGAAAGGGAACGACGAACATCTGGCTCTGCAG GTCCTCCCATCCCACCGGGTCATCCCTCCATGCTCTCATCCACCCCTCCCATTCACCCCCCTACCTCAGCATCCATGGCGGGTCCACCAGCCCCTCCGCCCCCTCCTGGGCCACCACCACCAGGGCCTCCACCACCCGCCACAGGGCCCCCTCCTGCCCCACCTCCACTGCCGGCTGGTGGAGGTCCTGCTCCGGCAGGCCTGGCTGCAGCTCTGGCTGGTGCCAAGCTGCGTAAAGTTCAACGG CCGGAAGAAAGCAGTAGCAAAAACGATGCCAATCGCTCTAGTGGTGGCAGTGGAGGGGGTGGAGAGGGTCTCATGCAGGAAATGAATGCCCTTTTAGCAAGGAG GAGGAAGGCCTCAGAGAAACCAGAAGACAgtcaaaat GAGGATTCTAATGGATCCCCTTCCTCCCGTGGACAAAATTCAg ATCCTGTGAAGAAGCCATGGGAACGAGCAAACTCTGCAGACAAGTCTTCAGCTGTGTCAAG GGCAAAACCAATCGGAAGCACCAGTGATGCAGAATCATTTGACTTTGACAGAATGAAACAG GAGATCTTGGAGGAGGTTGTGCGAGAATTGCAGAAAGTAAAAGAAGAAATCATTGATG CCATTAGAAGGGAACTGCTGAGAATTGGCTCCACATAG
- the yy1a gene encoding transcriptional repressor protein YY1a: MASGETLYIETDGSEMPAEIVELHEIEVETIETTVVGGDDDEHQPMIALQPLVTDDPNHVNHQEVILVQTREEVVGCDDSDLHADDSFEDQILIPVPVPVAEEEYIEQTLVTVSGKNPSGRMKKGGGSGKRVVKKSFLNSAEASGRKWEQKQVQIKTLEGEFSVTMWASDDKKDVDHETVVEEQIIGENSPPDYSEYMTGKKLPPGGIPGIDLSDPKQLAEFARMKPRKIKEDDSPRTIACPHKGCTKMFRDNSAMRKHLHTHGPRVHVCAECGKAFVESSKLKRHQLVHTGEKPFQCTFEGCGKRFSLDFNLRTHVRIHTGDRPYVCPFDGCNKKFAQSTNLKSHILTHAKAKNNQ, from the exons ATGGCGTCGGGTGAGACACTGTACATTGAAACCGACGGCTCGGAGATGCCGGCCGAGATCGTCGAGCTGCACGAAATCGAAGTTGAGACCATCGAGACTACAGTGGTCGGTGGAGACGACGACGAGCACCAGCCGATGATCGCTCTGCAGCCTCTGGTTACAGACGATCCTAACCACGTTAACCATCAGGAGGTGATTTTGGTACAAACTCGCGAGGAGGTCGTTGGCTGCGATGATTCAGACCTCCACGCAGACGACAGCTTCGAGGACCAGATCCTCATTCCCGTCCCTGTTCCGGTGGCAGAGGAGGAATATATCGAGCAGACTTTGGTGACCGTGTCTGGCAAGAACCCGTCGGGTAGGATGAAGAAAGGAGGAGGCAGCGGGAAAAGAGTGGTCAAAAAGAGCTTCCTTAACTCCGCCGAGGCTAGCGGACGCAAATGGGAGCAGAAGCAAGTGCAGATCAAAACACTGGAGGGGGAGTTTTCCGTCACTATGTGGGCATCTG ATGATAAGAAAGATGTCGATCACGAGACAGTGGTGGAGGAGCAGATCATTGGGGAAAACTCTCCTCCTGATTACTCCGAGTATATGACAGGCAAAAAACTGCCCCCTGGTGGCATACCTGGTATTGACCTGTCAGACCCAAAACAGCTGGCAGAGTTTGCAAG AATGAAGCCGaggaaaataaaagaagacGACTCTCCAAGGACGATAGCCTGCCCCCACAAA GGTTGCACAAAAATGTTTCGGGACAATTCCGCTATGAGAAAGCACTTGCACACCCATGGGCCACGGGTTCATGTCTGTGCTGAATGTGGGAAGGCGTTTGTGGAAAGTTCCAAGCTAAAACGACATCAGTTGGTTCATACTGGTGAAAAACCTTTCcag TGCACTTTCGAAGGATGTGGAAAGCGATTTTCTTTGGACTTTAACTTACGCACACATGTGCGGATTCACACTGGAGACAGACCGTATGTTTGCCCGTTTGATGGCTGTAACAAGAAATTTGCTCAGTCCACCAACCTGAAGTCTCACATTTTGACACACGCAAAAGCTAAAAACAATCAGTGA